One Bacteroidota bacterium genomic window, AAATGATATCCACAGGATTGTAAATAATTTATAAAAACTTTGCGTCCTTTGCGAAAAGCTTCGCGCTCTTTGCGTGAAACATATAATTACCCATTCCACTCAAAGTCCGTAAAGAGATTTAAGCTAAGGTCGCTATGATATTATACTGCTTAGAAACTAAGGGCGTAATTAATTATGGAGTTTACAGAATAATTATTTGCATTCAACACAATTAATACCTTACAACTTATAATCGTACTTATGTTCTAATTCATTTTTAATCCCATATTGTAATCTCTATATTTGTAAAACTGAATTAATGTAACGACAATAAAGCATATATAATAATGTCTGGGAAAAATATTAGAACACTGTCATATCGTAAAGGTATGGACGACAATCTTTTCGATAATATTTCGAAGCTATCTGTTGTAGCAGATTCGGAGGAAGGATTGAAAGAACTGGCATCCGATTTTCACATTGGTGAATCGGTAGTATTGGGAACATCTACTTTTTACGATTTTCTAAAGCCGGAAAATATAAATAAGAAAGTACATATTTGTAATGGTACTGCCTGCTTATGTGCCGGCACTCAGAAAAATTTAGCCGATAAATTAGGAGTTCATTTCAAAGAGGACGAAATAGGCCATGCAGCTTGTTTGGGACATTGCCACAGTAATTCGGCTTTTATGTACGACGATAAAACATATTCGGCCAATTCTGAAGAGGAGATAAAAGAGATAATAGACACAAAAAAATCGAAAGAAAATAAATATTCAACCGGTCATAATTCTACTCCTGTTTTAAGTTCTGAAATTGGAAATGTAGGCGATTACTACGAGCCTATAACTAAGTGGATTGGAAAAAAAGATGAAGTAATTAAACAGTTGCAAACGTCCAATTTAAGGGGTAGAGGTGGAGCCGGATTCCCTTTCTTTTTTAAACTGGATTCAGCATCAAAAACCGAAGAAGGTCAAAAATACATAGTTTGTAATGCCGATGAAGGTGACCCGGGGGCTTATTCCGACATGTATTTATTGGAGCAACACCCTCACAAGGTACTTTATGGTATGATGTTATCGGGAATAACAATTGGAGCAGATACCGGAGTACTTTATATAAGAGGAGAGTACCCAAATTCAATAAGAAGAGTTGAAGAAGCGATAGATGAATTGACTATAAGAAATCTGCTGGGAGAAAATATTCTGGGAATAGAAGGATTTAATTTCAATTTCAAAATTATTCGCGGTCAGGGAGCATATGTTTGTGGTGAGGAAACAGCACTTTTAAACTCGATAGAAGGTTTGAGGCCGGAGGTTAGAGTACGTCCCCCATATCCAACAGTAGAAGGCCTTTATGGCAAGCCAACTGTTTTGTCGAATGTAGAAACATTTGCAAATATAGGATGGATA contains:
- a CDS encoding NADH-ubiquinone oxidoreductase-F iron-sulfur binding region domain-containing protein encodes the protein MSGKNIRTLSYRKGMDDNLFDNISKLSVVADSEEGLKELASDFHIGESVVLGTSTFYDFLKPENINKKVHICNGTACLCAGTQKNLADKLGVHFKEDEIGHAACLGHCHSNSAFMYDDKTYSANSEEEIKEIIDTKKSKENKYSTGHNSTPVLSSEIGNVGDYYEPITKWIGKKDEVIKQLQTSNLRGRGGAGFPFFFKLDSASKTEEGQKYIVCNADEGDPGAYSDMYLLEQHPHKVLYGMMLSGITIGADTGVLYIRGEYPNSIRRVEEAIDELTIRNLLGENILGIEGFNFNFKIIRGQGAYVCGEETALLNSIEGLRPEVRVRPPYPTVEGLYGKPTVLSNVETFANIGWILDNGGEAYAALGTEKSKGTKLVSLDGFFNNPGVFEIEMGTPLKTIFEEFGKGFKADIKAIQIGGPLGGIVPVEKIEDLTLDFESLDENGFLLGHASFVSIPKDFPMIKFIDHLMKFTADESCGKCYPCRIGSKRGHEMLIKAQNEDYKINKELFNDLLETLEIGSLCALGGGVPLPIKNAMMYFEDELNDYFI